In Ornithorhynchus anatinus isolate Pmale09 chromosome 5, mOrnAna1.pri.v4, whole genome shotgun sequence, the DNA window ctcaagcgcttagtacagtgctctgtatatagggaagcagcgtggctcagtggaaagagcccgggcttgggagtcagagttcatgggttcgaatcacggctctgccacttgtcagctgggtgactgtgggcaagtcacttcacttctctgtgcctcagtgacctcatctgtaaaatggggattaactgtgagtctcacgtgggacaacctgattaccctgtatctcccccagaacagtgctctgcacattgtaagcgcttaacaaataccaacattattattattatagtaagcgcccaataaataccaccgattgattgattgaccgatagaACAGGGAATGTATAAGGTCGGATAGAggctcccggctccgtcacttgtcagctgtgtgactttgggcaagtcactccacttctcggggcctcagttccgttatccgtaaaatggggattaagactgtgacatcctgatgaccttgtatctaccccagcacttagaacagtgcttggcacacagtaagcacttaacaaacaccatcatcattattatcaagcgcttagtacagtgctctgcacgtagtaagcgctcaataaatacgattgaatgactgggtCCTGAACTTCAAGGGGCACCTCAAGCTAATTCCACCACCCTCAACCACTGAGCCACAGAACCTGTTGAGGAAGGGGATAAAAATCTCTGACTAAAGAAAACAAACAGAAAGGCATAATCCATCCAGAAACGTCGGACCAATCCAACAACCAGGGGTCCTtatctagcgcttactgtgtgcagagcaccgtgctaagcgctttagCGACTATGACCACagaacgctgttctgagcacttcagaaaatacaatgcgatagagttggtagacacgatccccgccccgaAGGATCTGACGAATCTGGAATCTGACGAGTAAGAATGAAGCCCTTATCCATTGGTGGTGAtatcaagtattcattcattcaatagtatttattgagcgcttactatgtgcagagcactgtactaagagcttggaatggacaattgggcaacagatagagacaatccctgcccaatgacgggctcacagtctaaacgggggagacagacggtgaagcaaaacagaacaaaacaaaacaagacatcatcgagataaacagaatcatggagatatacacctcattaacaaaataaatagggtaataaataatatatacgaataagcacagcgctgaggggagccCAAGTACCATACTTGGGCGTGACCATCTTTCCAATCTCAAGAGCAAAACCTTCCCACTCGATCGGTTTCCCGCAACTACTTAGGGTCactgcctgccttccctcctgcgTCGAGTCTTAGGGTGAAGTCTGCCTTTGGAAATCACCTGGGCACCGACCGGTAACGAGAGTTTACGGAAAAAGAAATAGGTGGTGGAACGTCCGAGACCCATCAGGGTAACGTTAAAGCCGTGCCGGGGGCGGGCCGATTCTGGAGGTAGGAAGAGACATCAGGCCGGGTCCAGGGACACCGATAAGACATTCGAAGAGATCCGAAGGGCAGCGGCTTCGTCTCGGCTGGGAAAGAGTCGACCGGCTCGTGACAGAACATCACGACTGAAACGTGAACGTGATAGGTTGTGAATCTCTTCTGGGCCTTAAAAGATGGAAGCTCATTCGATCAATCgcccttactgagagcttactttgtgtgcagagcactggaataataatgatggtatttgttaagctcttactatgtgccaagcactgttctaagcgctgaactttgggagagtacagtagaacagagtcggtagacacgtcccccgcactacaacaagctaacagtaACTGGTTGAAAGCAACACTGGGTCAATTCGACAATCAGGACCCACGACTGTAGGCAAACGGACGTTGTGTGGACAGAGCCGGAGGCCGCAGAACAGAAACACGCTCTCACATATATGTAGAAGAAGCGCGTGGGGAGAGACTGACCGGCCGTTCCATAGGATTGAAACGACCAACTCTCTTTGACTCTTTTTTCCACGCCAAGCCTGCTCCAGCGTTTTCAATCAGAGCAGGTGGAAATTAACTAGATGCTGCAAGAGGAGTCCTGCCTCCCGTCCTTAGGTGAGGGAAACGGagcggggaagaaggggaggagaagaaagcggggagggggggaggaagcgAAAGACGGCGATGTGTGTACATGGGGTGATTGTCATGGTTACCTCGCTGACCGAACAAATAGCCGGGCTTCAGGGTGGCCACCTAAACAGCTatcagaatgtgtctattaatcaCCAGGCTGCCGAAGGACCCAGAGCTTGGTTCGGCGGGGAGAACCTTTCACGGGCTAACGAGCGGCTCAGGAGAGCGGGAGGGCAACGAGAGAGCTTCGGCAGAGACACGTGTTGCTGCATCGTGTGAGGTAAGGAGACACCCAGCATCCAGGAGTCTTGATTTAGGGTGGAGAGAGCCCCGAGCAAGCCCCCCGTCAGCCTTAGGTGGGCGAAGGAAAAGGTGCGAGGGTGCGAGGGTGCTCTCCGTACCTCCAGGCGGCGGGGGATTTCACTGCCACATGTTGCTGAAacagtgttctccctccctctcccccgctttctccttattccctcccctcccaatcccctctctgcctttctttcaGGGATAAAAGAAGTCAGAAGCCCGGCTGGCTCACACCGGCATCGCGAGCTCGGCGGGCCCCACTCCCGCCGAAGTCCGCGGCGTCGACCGGGTCGTTTCCTCCTCCGAACCCAGGTAAGCCAGGTCGCTCGCCGAACGGCTCTGGAGTCGGCTGCCTCTCGGCTCAGGGCGAAAGGAAGTGAGGGAAGCTGGGATCTGGGGGAGCCGAAGaatgggagacttgggttctcggGCTGAGTGCAGTAGTTTCCAGGCAAAACCTCACCGAGTGTTAAAATCCTTGTCATAATATTTCCGCACATACCAGTCCCAACTGTTCCACGCGAACGAAACGCTCCCCCTACCCTGTTTCTAGAAGATGAATGACTCGCTCTCGCCTGGAAATACAACCCAGAAAgacaccctcctcctcaccgcCGATGAAAAAGGCAAACAAGTCAGGAGAGCCGTCTGTCATCTGTCCCCCAGACTTGTGGGGACAGATTGATTTGATCCAGGGGCTGCCGTCTCTCCGGCTGGGATCTCTAGCCCCGTCGGAGTAACGGCTTCTGGGGAAGGAAAGTAAAAGGTCACTTTGGGAACCACATCTCCTGCTAAATCAGGCTGGTGGTGATCTGAGGAAGAAAAAAACTTAGTTTTTCTGAGGGGGGGATGTGTGCGTctgtgtgtctgttgtgttggaTTGGAATTGAACAGTGAGGCTGGGGAGGAACCAGCCAGTAACACTAAGCGTGCGCTTGTAAACACGACCAGCGACCTTGTCACATCTGTACTTGTGCAACGCTCGACTccgattttgttttattttggaaTTTTCAACATCCCCTCGGACCCAGCCGGGGGCTGGCGTTTCTGCTCTCTGGGCAACTGTAACTGCAGGTGAACGGTGATGTCCGCGGGACCCAAGTCAGACAGGTGCTGCTTGCCGCTGCtgtattttcttttcctcaaTTGCTTCGGATTCGTTCCGGCTGCAGCTGGCGGGCGTAGAGTGGCTCTTTTCTCCTGGAGTCATCTTAGGATCCCAGCTGTTGGAAAAATATTTGAGGACACGGAAGCGCACCTAGATCCGGCCGTCCGGAAAAGCCACGCGGGGAACCCAAACGACCTCGTTGTTGATTTGAGAGGACGCTCTTAGCGAAATTGTCTTTCAGAGGAAATCTTGGTCAGAGAAGCCGAGCAGTCGGAGAATCTGCATTCTGGCGTGAGTGAGGGTGGAAGAGAGGACCGGGTCCCCCTCTAGGGATAGGGATATTTGTAGAGTCTAGGGCCCCTGGAGGCCCCCGGGGCCTGACTCCGAGGGGATGGGAGACATCTTTCTGGGGATGGGAGATGGTCTCCCTCTAGCTGTCTTTGTTTCCCCGGCTTGCTGCTCTTTGATTGGGTTCTGTCATTCCCCGGCTGAAGGAGGCTCTTTATTGCCTTGTTGGCCTCTCATTACAGAGATAAATGACATTAATTGCAGTGGCTGGGGAGGTAGGGAGCAAGCAGTTCTAGAGCCTGGAGCTCtcagtggggtgagggtgggggtgggtccGTTTCCGGGCTTTGACTCGGGACCATTCCTCTGGATTAAAGACCCTGCAGGGGGGTGACCCACCCCAGAGTCTCTCTGGGAAGACCCTCGGAAGAGGATGACGCCACCCAGCTCCCCACTGCCGACGGGCGGCAGCGTGGCCTTGCGCCTGagagcaggggacctgggttctaatcccggctctgccacgtgccagccGCGCTCGACGTTGGGCAAATGGCATATCCCGAAGGGGGTTTGTTCGGGGGGTCGTTGGATCCGGGCACGGAGGGAAAAAACAAACGAGCACAAGTTACAGAAAAAGCAGACCTTTATTTTATTGCGTAGCATCAGACTCCGTGACAAACCCCAAGGGTCTCCACTCTCTCGCCTACCGGACGGTTCAGGCGCACGGACCCAACTCTAGCCCTCGAAGCCCTGGAACAGGCGTCCCCGGGTAGCTCGGGCTCCCTTCGGGCACTGAGGTTTCCCTCATGCAGAGTGCGGGTGCGGAATTCAAAAGACTTCTGCGTCCCTATCGGCCTATCATGAGTAGCGTTATCTAGCCTTTACATTATTTGGAGTTTCCCTGCCCTGGGCGCGTGACATGGGGCTTCTTCCTCACTAGCCCTAATCTACAGATGATGCCAACAGTCCACGGAAATGGCGACTGGGGAAGGTGGTGGGAAAGAGGGCAAGCGTGGAAATGGCGGCTGCCCCACAAAATGGAGTCGGTTTGGTTGGCTGTGTTTGGGCGACCGTGGACGTATCTCGGGCCAGTCTCACACTCCACCCCTTGGCCACAGGCATCCGAAGGGTCAGCTCCAACGTCGCTCTAGGATGAGAGCGTTCACGCGGATTTTCTGGGTACGGCGATGGGAGAGTAAGTAGAGCAGGAGTTTAAAAGCAAGATAAATGACAATTACACCGAAAACCTGGACAAAAAATGTTAGCGTATTCGCAAACCAGCGTTCCGCATTGGGGGACCATGAGGAAAGGAACTCTCAAACACCGTCCTGTCTCTTGGAGTGTGTTCAGGCTTCCTCGAGTCCCGTGGCCAGTCAGTTGGGTCACGGTCTCCCACGCCTCGGTCAGGTTACGGGAGTTGTTGGGAATGTACGTACACACTCTGCCAATGACCACTCAGGTACCTCCTTGGGCGGCCGGGAGcatatggaattggttaagcacttactacgtaccaggcactgtactaaatgctggggttcagacaagcttatcaggctggacccagcttatgtcttaatccccgttggacagatgagagaactgaagcatagagaagtcaagtcacttgcccaagagcacaaagcagacaagtgaagcagcatggcgtagtggacagagcacaggcctaggagtcagaaggtcatgggttctaatcctggctctgccacctgtctgttgtgtgaccttgtgcaagtcactccacttcctctgtgtctcagtgacctcgactgtaaaatggggatttgagaccgtgagccgcctgtgggacagggtccatgtccaacccgatttgcttgtatccaccccggcacagagtaagcgctttaacagacaccataattattattattattgttattataaagtggcaaagccggtattggaactcaggtccgtctgactcccaggcccaggctctatccattggcCATTGGGCAACATAGCTAGGGCCGTGTGGTTCGTAGGGCGACTAAACGTGTGGCCGCTGATTGCTCGGATCTACTACGGAGGGGACGACAGCATGAAAGGGCCCTGTATGGTTGTTTAAGGACTGATAACGCtgacgtgacaagcactgttctaagccctgggtgatcaggttggacacagtccctgtcccacatggggctcaaaatcttaatccccgttttacaaatgaggtaactgaggcacaaagaagtgaagaagtgacttccccaagatcacacagcaggcaacttgcagagccgggattaggacccaggtcctctgactctcaagcctgtgctctttccactaggccacgtaagCGCCAGGCGCCCACGTAAGCGCCAGGCGCCCCTGGACTTTAGTACCGGCCAAATGGGGGAGTTCTCCAGGATCTGGGCGGCCCAAATAAATCCCCAGGCCCGGAGATTGCCCCCTTGGCGGCCGGAGGAATCCTATACTGTCTTATACTGTGGGtgacctggggtgggggaagcgtGAGGATAGTTTGGAATGTGAAGACCCTCCAGTGCGTccgacccctcccccctttcccaccctctgtTCTGGATGGGAACCTGTGGGTGTGATTTAAGATATCCAcatccaggagggaggggaggcccacagctAAGACACATAGGTAGGGAGGAAACAAACCGCCCCAGGGTCCCTCCGTTGAACCCGCTGACCAAAACGGTTCTCTTTCGGTTATATTGTCCCTCACCATCCCCTTCTGAGATCAGAGAGAGCTGCGCCCCGGCTTCTATGAGGAAATtgacccacctccctccccaagaTCTGAACTCTCGGGTGAGGACTGGGGAAGGGGTCACCCTGGTCTCGGCTATTCGAACCACCGGGAGGAAGGGTCGCTCGGGGTCCCCAGCCCGTTTCTCCCTCTGGagggcttctctccctcccccctggaCCGTCCGTCCCACAgctgttggaggacctgggtgggGAGTCCATCTATCTGTTCCCTCGTAAAACCCCCCTCCTGGGTCAACCACCGCCAGAGGTTCCGCCGCTTATCCTGCCGGGGTCCGTCTCGGGGGCATCCTGGCCCCTCGATCCTCTTGGTCTCGCCTGCCCTGGGACTTGGGGACCAAAATCTCCCAAGCTCCCGCTCTCTAGTCACCACAGCGGTCCTCGGTTCCCGGACTCGCCTCTCAACCGGAGGACGACTTAGATCCCAGTACTTGATGGCTTGGGAGATGAGGTCGCTGAAAGTGGGGTGGCCCACAGCCGGACCTCTGGTCTGGGCGAAGGCGCTCAGCACGACGAGTTGAGGTAATCCCGGGGCGGCCTGCCTGGCGAGCCTCTGCACGGAGCTCACCGAGACGGTCTGGGCCATGGGATCGTTCCCATCTTCCCACTGTTTCCTTAGGAGGGTCTCTATGGCCAGTTTTTCCAACAACCTTTCCAAGTGCTCTAGGGTAGACCACCTCTCTGCCATCCAGACACAGTCCTCCCAAGGAATACCCCTGACTAGTTGGAGGGCGCTGTCCCAGAGCGAAAAGGTAGGCCCCGCGTCCGGGGGTGGTGCCAACTGCCGGCCGTGGGCGATCTGAAGACCCCGTGCCTCTTCGGGGAGTAAAAGGGCCAGcgtcccccctcctctccacaggcGGTGGAGCCAGTCCAGCCAATTTTCGGTCGGCTGTTTCCGGAACCGCTCCTGCAGGCCGACCAACTCCTCCCAGGTAAAACGGTTCACGGGTATCATTCGATCAGGCCTCCCGGCCGCCGCTCCCCGGGCTCCAAGGCCTGGCGAGACGCCCCTCACCTTAACGACCTGACGAGCGGAGGCTGTAGGGGAGCTCCCCAAATCGGTATTCCTGGGTGTCTTCCCTATTCCACAGGGgtcatcctcatcctcaccaGGGAGGCGGTCGGGCTCGGAGGGCCGGGCCCATTCAGGGTCGTCCTCGTCCGGGCCCGCCCTAGTTTGGTCGACGGGGATGGGGACCTGGAGGTACTGCTTCAGGCACTGAAGTAGGTGCTGCTCCAGACGGACCAGGACGATGGGCTCTACCTTCTCCTCTAATAGGCGCACTCGCTCAGTTAGCGCCCCGAAGTTCCACATGGCCGCATCTCGCTCGGCCTCCTCGACCCGTCTCCGCCACCGAGTCACTTGTTCTTCCAGGTCCCGGGCGCTCTTCCTAGCGGCGCGgagggcctccaggaggagaccgATAAACGcctctttgcccttccccttcTTGGTCTTGTTGGAGATTTGCCAGACCTTGAAATGATTATACAACCTGGCCTCGCTCCGCCACGCGGCCTCGACCGAGGATTGATCCCAGGGTGGGGAGGTCCAGCCTTGCTCCTCCATCGCCCAGGTGTGTTTCTCGTCCACGACCATGGATCCCATTTGCGACATCAAATTATGCCCCAAGTGACACTGGGACAAGGGGGTTTGTTTGTGGGTCGTTGGATCCAGCCACGGAGAAACTAAACAAACGAACGCAACAAGTTCCTGCAAGGGTAGATTTGTATTACGATCCAGAAAGTTCCAGCAAAATTAGATCCGTATTTTAATGCAGCAAGTTCCAGCAAAAGTAGATCTGGATTTTAATGCAGCAAGTTCCAGCAAAAGCAGATCTGGATTTTAATGCAGCAAGTTCCAGCAAAAGCAGATCTGGTTTTTAATGCATTAAGTTCCAGCAAAAGCAGATCTGGATTTTAATGCAGCAAGTTCCAGCAAAGGTAGATCTGTACTTTAATGCAAGTACCAGCAAAAGcggatctggattttaatgcgGCAAGTTCCGGCAAAGGTAGATCTGGATTTTAATGCAGCAGGTTCCAGCAAAGGTAGATCTGTACTTTAATGCAAGTACGAGCAAAAGCAGATTTGGATTTTAATGCAGCAAGTTCCAGCGTAGGTATACCTGTATTTTAATGCACAAGTTCCGCAAAAGTAGATCTGTATCTTCATGCAGCAAGTTCCGGCAAAAATAAATCTGTATTTCAATGCAACAAGTTCCAGCAAAAATATATCTATGTTTTAATGCAACAAGTCTCCGCAAAAACAGATCTGTATTTTAAGGTAACG includes these proteins:
- the LOC103169314 gene encoding uncharacterized protein LOC103169314, whose product is MSQMGSMVVDEKHTWAMEEQGWTSPPWDQSSVEAAWRSEARLYNHFKVWQISNKTKKGKGKEAFIGLLLEALRAARKSARDLEEQVTRWRRRVEEAERDAAMWNFGALTERVRLLEEKVEPIVLVRLEQHLLQCLKQYLQVPIPVDQTRAGPDEDDPEWARPSEPDRLPGEDEDDPCGIGKTPRNTDLGSSPTASARQVVKVRGVSPGLGARGAAAGRPDRMIPVNRFTWEELVGLQERFRKQPTENWLDWLHRLWRGGGTLALLLPEEARGLQIAHGRQLAPPPDAGPTFSLWDSALQLVRGIPWEDCVWMAERWSTLEHLERLLEKLAIETLLRKQWEDGNDPMAQTVSVSSVQRLARQAAPGLPQLVVLSAFAQTRGPAVGHPTFSDLISQAIKYWDLSRPPVERRVREPRTAVVTRERELGRFWSPSPRAGETKRIEGPGCPRDGPRQDKRRNLWRWLTQEGGFTREQIDGLPTQVLQQLWDGRSRGEGEKPSRGRNGLGTPSDPSSRWFE